Proteins from one Ketobacter alkanivorans genomic window:
- a CDS encoding DUF2057 family protein, translating into MKRLILSVLLVSLLSACASQKVQNLYEGQDKQAALIKSSPTVLFKYIDNDEVSTGFIGQQTTYRVQAGERTLMVEYSDLFEISNDEHEKVVSRPAKITFLAEAGKTYQVVNPKQVTLGAAQSFAEKPEFNVINVANKQTVEATVELSRPRTFMTQLRSAVAPVYEFESDQVQTAAPVSAPMANQSVMESLQSLWKSASDADRDAFLQWVNQK; encoded by the coding sequence ATGAAGCGTCTGATTCTCTCTGTGTTGCTGGTTTCTTTGTTATCGGCATGCGCCAGTCAGAAAGTACAAAACCTGTATGAAGGCCAGGACAAACAAGCTGCTCTGATCAAATCTTCACCAACTGTGTTGTTTAAATATATTGATAACGATGAGGTGAGCACGGGCTTCATTGGCCAGCAAACCACTTATCGCGTGCAAGCCGGTGAGCGTACTTTGATGGTGGAGTATTCGGATCTGTTTGAAATATCCAATGATGAGCACGAAAAAGTGGTTTCTCGCCCTGCAAAAATCACGTTTCTTGCAGAAGCGGGTAAGACCTATCAGGTTGTTAATCCAAAGCAGGTGACTCTGGGGGCTGCTCAAAGCTTTGCCGAAAAGCCGGAATTTAACGTGATTAATGTCGCGAACAAGCAGACAGTTGAAGCGACAGTGGAGCTGAGCCGGCCCAGAACGTTCATGACACAGCTGCGCTCTGCTGTGGCACCGGTGTATGAATTCGAAAGTGATCAGGTGCAAACCGCAGCGCCGGTGTCAGCGCCAATGGCGAATCAGTCAGTGATGGAAAGTTTGCAGTCGCTGTGGAAAAGCGCCTCTGATGCTGACCGTGATGCATTTTTGCAGTGGGTGAATCAAAAGTAG
- a CDS encoding sulfite exporter TauE/SafE family protein gives MEYLIYPALGIVAGLAAGLLGVGGGLIIVPVLIYAFSAIQFSPDVLTHMAVGTSLATIIITSSGSVYQHHKKGAVLWPVLTWFAFGLAGGALLGAKLADIINGRVLQMLFGVFAILIALQMAAGVKPKASRELPGKAGLSLVGVVIGSISAIFGIGGGSLSVPFLTWCNVKMQQAVGTSAAGGMPIAVAGAFGFIVTGWDESTPEYSFGYVYLPALLGISVTSVIFAQVGARLAHRLPAATLKKIFAALLVVVGVKLLLG, from the coding sequence ATGGAATACTTGATATACCCTGCCCTGGGTATAGTGGCAGGGTTAGCCGCTGGCCTGCTTGGTGTGGGCGGCGGTTTAATTATTGTCCCGGTGTTGATCTACGCTTTTAGCGCAATTCAGTTTTCACCCGACGTGCTCACTCATATGGCAGTGGGCACCTCCCTTGCCACCATCATCATTACCTCCTCTGGATCAGTTTATCAGCATCATAAAAAAGGCGCTGTGCTTTGGCCTGTGCTTACCTGGTTTGCATTTGGATTAGCCGGCGGAGCCCTTTTGGGTGCCAAGCTGGCAGACATCATCAACGGCCGAGTATTGCAGATGCTGTTTGGTGTATTTGCCATACTCATAGCACTGCAGATGGCGGCCGGAGTAAAACCCAAGGCGTCCCGAGAGCTTCCTGGTAAGGCGGGGCTATCGTTGGTGGGTGTGGTGATAGGCTCAATTTCTGCAATATTCGGTATCGGCGGAGGGTCTCTTAGTGTGCCTTTCCTGACCTGGTGCAACGTTAAGATGCAGCAGGCTGTTGGCACCTCAGCCGCAGGGGGAATGCCAATCGCAGTAGCGGGAGCCTTTGGTTTTATCGTTACCGGGTGGGATGAATCAACACCTGAATACAGTTTTGGCTATGTCTATCTGCCTGCACTGCTTGGGATCTCTGTTACCAGCGTTATCTTCGCTCAAGTCGGTGCCCGTCTGGCCCACAGATTACCGGCGGCCACTCTTAAAAAGATCTTTGCAGCCTTGCTGGTAGTAGTGGGTGTTAAATTACTGCTGGGATAG
- a CDS encoding acetyl-CoA carboxylase carboxyltransferase subunit alpha: MNPNYLDFEQPIAELESKINELRNMGDSTALNITDEVKQLKDKSLSLTETIFSNLTSWQIAQLARHPKRPYTLDYIDLIFTEFDELHGDRTFGDDKAIIGGVARLDGKPVMIIGHQKGRDVKEKVRRNFGMPQPEGYRKAMRLMQMAERFKMPLLTFIDTPGAYPGIEAEERGQSEAIARNLAVMASLKTPIIATVIGEGGSGGALAIGVCDHLQMLQYSTYSVISPEGCASILWKSAEYASDAAAAMGLTAERLHELGLVDQIIPEPLGGSHRNHSAVADSLKAALIENLERLTAKDEEALMAERYQRLMSYGFTG, from the coding sequence ATGAATCCTAACTATCTGGATTTCGAACAACCTATCGCAGAACTGGAATCCAAGATTAACGAGCTGCGCAATATGGGCGACAGCACCGCACTGAATATTACCGATGAAGTGAAACAGCTGAAAGACAAGAGCCTTTCGCTGACTGAAACCATCTTTTCCAATTTAACCTCCTGGCAAATTGCCCAGCTGGCGCGCCACCCCAAGCGTCCCTACACCTTGGATTATATCGACCTGATTTTTACCGAGTTCGATGAGCTCCACGGTGATCGTACCTTTGGGGATGACAAGGCCATTATTGGCGGTGTGGCCCGTTTGGACGGCAAGCCGGTAATGATCATCGGCCATCAGAAAGGTCGGGATGTTAAAGAAAAAGTACGCCGTAATTTTGGCATGCCGCAGCCAGAGGGCTATCGCAAGGCCATGCGCCTGATGCAGATGGCGGAGCGTTTTAAAATGCCACTGCTGACCTTTATCGATACCCCCGGAGCTTATCCTGGCATCGAAGCAGAAGAGCGAGGTCAGAGCGAGGCCATCGCCCGTAATCTAGCGGTAATGGCCAGTTTGAAAACCCCCATCATCGCCACTGTCATCGGCGAAGGTGGCTCCGGCGGTGCGCTGGCCATTGGCGTGTGTGATCATTTACAGATGCTTCAGTACAGTACGTACTCAGTCATTTCGCCCGAAGGCTGTGCCTCCATTCTTTGGAAAAGTGCCGAGTACGCATCGGATGCGGCAGCCGCCATGGGGCTCACGGCTGAACGACTGCATGAGCTGGGGCTGGTGGATCAGATTATTCCGGAGCCGCTGGGTGGCAGTCATCGTAATCATAGCGCAGTGGCCGATTCACTTAAGGCTGCCTTGATCGAAAACCTGGAGCGCCTTACCGCCAAAGATGAAGAAGCCCTGATGGCGGAGCGCTATCAGCGTTTAATGAGTTACGGCTTCACCGGTTAA
- the dnaE gene encoding DNA polymerase III subunit alpha has product MTQPFVHLRIHSEYSLVDGLVRIKPLAKLCSEMNMPALALTDFCNMFALVKFQRSAMDAGLKPIYGADVLLESAQPDEPPTQIVLLAKSLQGYRNLTELVSESYLHGQKLDKAIIARDYLRQKTDGLICLSGGRQAEIGRALLGGKHDKVEQLLAEYSELFPDSFYLELHRTSRQDDETYLHLAVDVAQKFNLPVVATNDVRFLKRDDFEAHETRVCIYEGWTLEDPSREQRYSEEQYLKSPEEMCELFQDIPEAIENTVEIAKRCSFEIPLGTYFLPDYPVPEGMTLDDFIIAESRKGLEQRLAFLYDVNDPGFAEIRKPYDERLQSELDVIIQMGFPGYFLIVADFIQWAKNNGVPVGPGRGSGAGSLVAYVLKITDLDPLEYDLLFERFLNPERVSMPDFDVDFCMDGRDRVIDYVAEKYGRNAVSQIITFGSMAAKAVVRDVGRVQGRSYGFVDRIAKLIPFEVGMTLSKAIEQEPQLQELYDRDEDVRELLDMALKLEGITRNVGKHAGGVVIAPSALTDYVPLYCDEHGNNLVTQFDKDDVEAAGLVKFDFLGLRTLTIVDWALKTINPVLEKQGEPPVDIERIPLDDQASFDLLQRAETTAVFQLESRGMKDLIKRLKPNTFEDIVALVALFRPGPLGSGMVDDFIARKHGRQKVDYPHPDLKPVLDTTYGTILYQEQVMLIPQVLADFTLGGADLLRRAMGKKKADVMAQQRGLFVDGAAKNGIDPKLSGEIFDTMEEFAKYGFNKSHSAAYALVSYQTAWLKAHYPAGFMAAVLSADMHNTDKVVTLIDECRRMKLAIVSPDVNVSEYKFTVGEQEQVVYGLGAIKGLGEGPIEAILEARDANKPFKNLFEFCRRVDLKKLNKRSMEALVRAGALDKLGPDRATLMASLQEAMRYAEQESKNQDLGIMDMFGAVEEEEQPEPEWAKVKPWSDDERLNGEKDTLGLYLTGHPIDQYLEEISHFISCRIADVKPGNTKESRSIVAGLVIAQRVMKNKRGDKMAFLTLDDKSGRLEISIFSDTYEEYKDQLIKDAVLVVEGDVSMDDYSGGLKMVTRKVFGIAQARENYARLISLDIDQSRVGPEFSQQLQAALTPYREGGCKVRIQYARQGAHGRLYLGDDWRISPKPELIKQLEQLCGERTLTVHYR; this is encoded by the coding sequence ACCCATTTACGGCGCAGACGTACTGCTTGAATCAGCCCAGCCCGATGAGCCGCCAACCCAGATCGTATTGCTCGCCAAAAGCTTACAAGGTTATCGCAACCTGACTGAACTGGTGTCTGAATCTTATCTACATGGCCAAAAGCTCGACAAAGCAATTATTGCCCGTGACTACCTGCGACAAAAAACAGATGGCTTGATCTGTTTGTCCGGTGGCAGGCAAGCCGAAATCGGTCGTGCATTACTAGGGGGGAAGCACGACAAAGTCGAGCAGCTGCTTGCAGAGTACAGCGAGCTGTTTCCTGATTCGTTTTATTTGGAGCTTCACCGTACCTCGCGTCAGGATGATGAAACCTATTTGCACCTTGCTGTAGATGTCGCGCAGAAGTTCAACTTGCCGGTGGTGGCGACCAACGATGTCCGTTTTCTGAAACGGGATGACTTTGAAGCCCACGAAACCCGCGTCTGTATATACGAGGGTTGGACACTGGAAGACCCCAGTCGTGAGCAACGCTACAGTGAAGAGCAGTATCTGAAATCCCCCGAAGAGATGTGTGAGCTGTTTCAGGACATCCCTGAGGCCATCGAAAACACGGTTGAGATAGCGAAGCGCTGCAGTTTTGAGATCCCCCTGGGCACCTATTTCCTGCCGGACTACCCAGTGCCTGAAGGCATGACGTTGGACGACTTTATCATCGCCGAATCCCGCAAGGGGCTCGAGCAACGCCTGGCCTTTCTGTATGACGTGAATGATCCTGGGTTTGCCGAAATCCGCAAACCTTATGATGAGCGTTTGCAGAGTGAGTTGGATGTAATCATTCAGATGGGGTTTCCTGGGTACTTCCTCATTGTTGCGGACTTTATCCAATGGGCCAAAAACAATGGTGTGCCGGTGGGGCCGGGGCGGGGCTCCGGCGCAGGCTCTCTCGTTGCCTACGTGCTGAAAATAACCGACCTCGATCCATTGGAATACGATCTGCTGTTCGAACGGTTTCTCAACCCTGAGCGGGTATCCATGCCCGATTTCGACGTTGACTTTTGTATGGACGGTCGTGATCGTGTTATCGATTATGTGGCCGAAAAATATGGTCGTAATGCGGTCAGCCAGATCATTACATTCGGTTCGATGGCGGCAAAAGCGGTAGTGCGCGATGTTGGGCGAGTACAAGGTCGATCCTACGGTTTCGTGGATCGTATTGCCAAACTGATTCCCTTTGAAGTCGGTATGACACTCAGCAAAGCCATAGAGCAGGAGCCCCAGCTGCAAGAATTGTACGATCGCGATGAGGACGTCCGTGAACTGCTGGACATGGCCCTCAAGCTGGAAGGTATTACCCGTAACGTGGGTAAGCACGCCGGAGGTGTGGTCATTGCGCCTTCTGCCCTTACGGATTACGTGCCTCTCTATTGCGATGAACACGGTAACAACCTGGTTACCCAGTTTGATAAAGACGATGTGGAAGCAGCGGGCTTGGTGAAGTTCGATTTCCTCGGCCTGCGCACGTTGACCATCGTGGACTGGGCCCTGAAAACCATCAATCCTGTATTGGAAAAGCAGGGCGAGCCACCGGTAGACATTGAGCGAATTCCGCTCGATGACCAAGCTTCTTTTGACCTGCTGCAAAGAGCCGAGACCACCGCCGTATTCCAGCTGGAATCACGGGGTATGAAAGATCTGATAAAACGCCTCAAACCTAACACCTTCGAAGACATCGTCGCGTTGGTGGCCTTGTTTCGTCCTGGCCCTCTGGGTTCTGGCATGGTGGATGACTTTATCGCCCGAAAGCATGGGCGGCAAAAGGTAGATTACCCCCACCCCGATCTGAAGCCTGTTCTGGATACCACCTACGGCACCATTCTGTATCAGGAACAGGTGATGCTGATTCCCCAGGTGCTGGCAGATTTTACTCTGGGCGGCGCTGATTTGTTGCGTCGTGCTATGGGTAAAAAGAAAGCCGACGTTATGGCCCAGCAACGGGGTTTGTTTGTGGATGGTGCTGCCAAGAATGGCATCGACCCTAAACTTTCAGGCGAAATCTTCGACACCATGGAAGAGTTCGCCAAGTACGGCTTTAACAAATCCCACTCCGCTGCCTATGCACTGGTGTCGTATCAGACAGCTTGGCTCAAGGCCCATTATCCAGCTGGTTTTATGGCCGCGGTGCTGTCTGCCGATATGCACAACACCGACAAAGTGGTGACGTTGATTGATGAATGTCGTCGCATGAAACTGGCTATTGTGTCGCCGGATGTGAACGTCAGTGAGTACAAGTTTACAGTGGGTGAGCAAGAGCAGGTTGTGTACGGGTTAGGCGCAATCAAAGGATTGGGGGAGGGCCCCATCGAGGCTATCCTGGAGGCCCGCGACGCTAATAAGCCCTTCAAAAACTTGTTTGAGTTCTGCCGCAGAGTCGATCTGAAAAAACTCAATAAGCGCTCTATGGAAGCCTTGGTGCGTGCCGGCGCATTGGACAAGCTGGGGCCAGACCGCGCCACTCTTATGGCCAGCCTGCAGGAGGCCATGCGTTACGCCGAGCAGGAAAGTAAAAACCAGGATCTTGGCATCATGGACATGTTCGGTGCTGTGGAAGAAGAGGAGCAGCCCGAACCCGAGTGGGCCAAGGTCAAACCCTGGAGTGATGATGAGCGTCTTAACGGCGAAAAAGATACCCTTGGCCTGTATCTGACCGGACACCCTATAGATCAGTATCTAGAGGAGATTTCCCACTTTATCTCTTGTCGGATCGCCGATGTGAAACCAGGTAACACTAAAGAGTCGCGCTCCATCGTGGCCGGGCTGGTGATTGCTCAGCGGGTCATGAAAAACAAACGCGGCGACAAAATGGCATTCTTGACGTTGGATGACAAGAGCGGGCGTTTGGAAATATCCATCTTCTCTGATACCTATGAAGAATATAAGGATCAGCTTATCAAAGATGCGGTACTGGTGGTGGAAGGGGATGTCAGCATGGATGACTACTCCGGCGGCCTGAAAATGGTAACCCGCAAAGTCTTTGGTATCGCTCAAGCGCGGGAAAACTACGCCCGTTTGATCAGTTTAGACATCGACCAGTCCCGAGTAGGGCCAGAGTTCAGCCAACAATTGCAGGCTGCCCTGACACCCTATCGCGAAGGCGGCTGCAAGGTCCGGATTCAGTATGCCCGTCAGGGTGCTCATGGACGCCTATACCTGGGGGACGACTGGCGTATTTCCCCCAAGCCGGAGCTTATAAAACAATTAGAGCAGCTGTGTGGTGAGCGAACCCTGACAGTGCATTATCGCTGA